A window of Lagopus muta isolate bLagMut1 chromosome 14, bLagMut1 primary, whole genome shotgun sequence contains these coding sequences:
- the ADAM19 gene encoding disintegrin and metalloproteinase domain-containing protein 19 isoform X1 — protein MRGAVASRVQPEAMRGRGLLCGIALSLLLQPPRSAEAGGTEPQPAVLVLSWDALRSPGGEQHPLQAEVRIEAEGQELILDLKKNGDLFAPGYTETHYSQTGQARTIPLAHTEHCFYQGVVRGRKHSSVTLSSCQGLRGLIVLRSNCSYVLEPLPDNPDLHQIYRLDDLRMPAGACGHQDSMATARNWLGDFAAGVKFPNHRVRREALQAMKYVELLLVADYAEVQKHHFNIEATRLKLVEAANYVDKFYRSLNIRIALVGLEIWSNGNKCDCTENPYSTLKSFLAWSSKERVYRKHDNAQLITGVPFQGTTVGLAPVMSMCSDFQSGGVNMDHSDNAIGVAATIAHEMGHNFGMNHDSSGCCTTRAEEGGCIMASATGHPFPRVFNQCNRRELEKYLHSGGGMCLSNMPDTKRMYGGRKCGNGYLEEGEECDCGEVEECNNPCCNANNCSLKLGAQCAHGSCCHECKLMSPGTLCREKSGLCDLPEYCTGQSPFCPSNSYQIDGTSCEGGKAYCYNGMCLTYKDQCLQLWGPGAWPAPDTCFEKVNAAGDVYGNCGKDVYGNYRKCEKRDAKCGKIQCQSSASKPVLPNAVPIDTTISLQRTKVRCRGTHVYRSENEEKEMLDPALVLTGTKCGSHHVCFEGRCQNTSIIFESESCSEKCNGNGVCNNNKNCHCNPGWAPPFCNKRGDGGSLDSGPPSPEGSSAVVIALAILASILLLIGIVLLFYYLKCWNKFVICSLKKAPQISDASGNGHANPAFKLRTPQQQRKVIGFPEIPSKPPPQPAPCLQINMQQQSAFTSYSYGTGSPAGPVHPALAKDVLRRTPPSRPAPPAPRSPPSQDISRPRPPQRALPANPVPSRCRARPGDSPAIPLPPARPRIPGQLQPVAENTGARTAGAVNMLRRGQPGSSAHP, from the exons ATGAGGGGTGCGGTGGCGAGCCGAGTCCAGCCTGAAGCCAtgcggggccgggggctgctCTGCGGCATCGCCCTctcgctgctgctgcagccGCCGCGCA GCGCAGAGGCTGGTGGCACAGAGCCGCAGCCCGCCgtgctggtgctgagctgggaCGCGCTGCGGAGCCCCGGCGGAGAGCAG CATCCACTCCAAGCTGAAGTTCGGATAGAGGCAGAAGGCCAGGAGCTCATCTTGGACTTAAAGAAAAATGG AGACCTGTTTGCACCAGGCTACACTGAAACTCACTACAGCCAGACAGGACAAGCACGGACCATTCCTCTGGCCCACACT GAGCACTGCTTTTACCAGGGAGTGGTGCGGGGCAGAAAGCACTCCAGCGTGACGCTCAGTTCATGCCAAGGGCTGCG AGGCCTCATTGTACTGAGAAGCAATTGCAGCTATGTCCTGGAGCCACTTCCTGACAACCCAGACCTGCACCAGATCTACAGGCTGGATGATCTGAGGATGCCAGCAGGAGCCTGTGGCCACCAGGACTCCATGGCCACAGCCAGGAATTGGCTTGGGGACTTTGCAGCTGGGGTGAAATTCCCCAACCACAGG gtgaggcGGGAAGCTCTGCAGGCTATGAAGtatgtggagctgctgcttgtggCTGACTATGCAGAG gTTCAGAAACATCATTTCAACATTGAAGCAACAAGGCTTAAATTAGTGGAGGCTGCTAATTACGTGGATAAG TTTTACAGGTCCCTGAATATCCGGATTGCCTTGGTGGGGCTGGAGATCTGGAGTAATGGGAACAAATGTGATTGCACTGAGAATCCTTACTCCACCCTGAAGTCCTTCCTGGCCTGGAGCAGCAAGGAGCGGGTGTACAGAAAGCATGATAATGCCCAACTAATCAC GGGTGTGCCCTTCCAAGGTACCACAGTAGGTTTGGCTCCTGTGATGTCCATGTGCTCAGATTTCCAGTCAGGAGGAGTAAACATG GACCACTCTGATAATGCCATTGGTGTTGCTGCTACTATTGCCCATGAGATGGGCCACAATTTTGGCATGAATCATGACTCATCTGGCTGCTGTACCACCCGTGCAGAGGAAGGAGGCTGCATCATGGCTTCTGCCACTGG GCACCCATTCCCCAGAGTGTTCAACCAGTGCAACAGGAGAGAGCTGGAGAAGTATCTGCACTCAGGTGGAGGGATGTGCCTTTCCAACATGCCAGATACCAAGAGAATGTATGGAGGGAGGAAATGTGGAAATGGCTACTTGGAAGAAGGGGAGGAGTGTGACTGTGGAGAGGTGGAG GAATGCAATAATCCCTGTTGCAACGCCAACAACTGCTCCCTGAAGCTGGGTGCTCAATGTGCCCACGGCAGCTGCTGTCATGAGTGCAAG CTGATGTCTCCAGGAACTCTCTGCAGGGAAAAGTCAGGACTATGTGACCTCCCAGAGTACTGCACTGGGCAGTCACCGTTCTGCCCCTCCAACTCCTACCAAATTGATGGGACTTCCTGTGAAGGAGGAAAGGCATATTGCTATAATGGCATGTGTCTCACATACAAAGACCAGTGCTTGCAGCTGTGGGGGCCAG GAGCATGGCCAGCACCAGACACCTGCTTTGAGAAAGTCAATGCTGCTGGAGATGTCTACGGGAACTGTGGGAAGGACGTCTACGGCAACTACAGGAAGTGTGAGAAAAG AGATGCTAAATGTGGGAAGATCCAGTGCCAGAGCTCTGCTTCCAAACCTGTGCTGCCCAATGCCGTGCCCATAGACACAACTATCTCCCTGCAGAGGACGAAGGTGAGATGCCGAGGGACTCATGTGTACAGAtctgagaatgaagaaaaggagatgCTGGACCCTGCCTTGGTGCTGACAGGAACAAAATGTGGCAGCCATCAT GTTTGCTTTGAGGGACGCTGTCAGAACACATCCATCATCTTTGAGTCTGAAAGCTGTAGTGAGAAGTGCAATGGCAATGGG GtctgcaacaacaacaagaactgTCACTGCAACCCGGGATGGGCTCCCCCATTTTGCAACAAGCGTGGGGACGGAGGAAGCTTGGACAGTGGCCCTCCATCACCAGAAG GCTCTTCAGCAGTAGTGATAGCTCTGGCCATCCTAGCTTCCATTCTTCTTCTCATTGGAATCGTGCTTTTGTTCTATTatctgaagtgctggaacaaaTTTGTCATCTGTTCTCTAAAGAAGGCTCCACAGATCAG CGATGCCTCTGGAAATGGCCATGCAAACCCTGCCTTCAAATTGAGAACCCCCCAACAGCAGAGGAAG GTGATTGGTTTCCCTGAAATCCCCTCAAAACCTCCTCCCCAACCAGCTCCTTGCCTCCAAATTAACATGCAGCAGCAGTCTGCCTTCACCAGCTACAGCTATGGTACGGGAAGTCCTGCAGGACCGGTGCATCCAGCACTGGCAAAGGATGTGCTCCGGCGGACACCCCCAAGCAGGCCAGCACCTCCAGCTCCCAGATCCCCCCCCTCTCAG GACATTTCAAGGCCCCGGCCGCCCCAAAGAGCTTTGCCAGCCAACCCAGTCCCAAGCAGGTGCAGAGCACGGCCTGGGGACAGCCCTGCCATCCCACTGCCTCCTGCTCGACCCAGGATCCCAGGACAACTCCAGCCTGTGGCAGAG AACACTGGTGCTAGGACAGCTGGAGCAGTAAACATGCTGAGAAGAGGACAGCCAGGCTCCAGTGCACACCCATGA
- the ADAM19 gene encoding disintegrin and metalloproteinase domain-containing protein 19 isoform X2 — MGLGWQGAEAGGTEPQPAVLVLSWDALRSPGGEQHPLQAEVRIEAEGQELILDLKKNGDLFAPGYTETHYSQTGQARTIPLAHTEHCFYQGVVRGRKHSSVTLSSCQGLRGLIVLRSNCSYVLEPLPDNPDLHQIYRLDDLRMPAGACGHQDSMATARNWLGDFAAGVKFPNHRVRREALQAMKYVELLLVADYAEVQKHHFNIEATRLKLVEAANYVDKFYRSLNIRIALVGLEIWSNGNKCDCTENPYSTLKSFLAWSSKERVYRKHDNAQLITGVPFQGTTVGLAPVMSMCSDFQSGGVNMDHSDNAIGVAATIAHEMGHNFGMNHDSSGCCTTRAEEGGCIMASATGHPFPRVFNQCNRRELEKYLHSGGGMCLSNMPDTKRMYGGRKCGNGYLEEGEECDCGEVEECNNPCCNANNCSLKLGAQCAHGSCCHECKLMSPGTLCREKSGLCDLPEYCTGQSPFCPSNSYQIDGTSCEGGKAYCYNGMCLTYKDQCLQLWGPGAWPAPDTCFEKVNAAGDVYGNCGKDVYGNYRKCEKRDAKCGKIQCQSSASKPVLPNAVPIDTTISLQRTKVRCRGTHVYRSENEEKEMLDPALVLTGTKCGSHHVCFEGRCQNTSIIFESESCSEKCNGNGVCNNNKNCHCNPGWAPPFCNKRGDGGSLDSGPPSPEGSSAVVIALAILASILLLIGIVLLFYYLKCWNKFVICSLKKAPQISDASGNGHANPAFKLRTPQQQRKVIGFPEIPSKPPPQPAPCLQINMQQQSAFTSYSYGTGSPAGPVHPALAKDVLRRTPPSRPAPPAPRSPPSQDISRPRPPQRALPANPVPSRCRARPGDSPAIPLPPARPRIPGQLQPVAENTGARTAGAVNMLRRGQPGSSAHP, encoded by the exons ATGGGCTTGGGATGGCAGG GCGCAGAGGCTGGTGGCACAGAGCCGCAGCCCGCCgtgctggtgctgagctgggaCGCGCTGCGGAGCCCCGGCGGAGAGCAG CATCCACTCCAAGCTGAAGTTCGGATAGAGGCAGAAGGCCAGGAGCTCATCTTGGACTTAAAGAAAAATGG AGACCTGTTTGCACCAGGCTACACTGAAACTCACTACAGCCAGACAGGACAAGCACGGACCATTCCTCTGGCCCACACT GAGCACTGCTTTTACCAGGGAGTGGTGCGGGGCAGAAAGCACTCCAGCGTGACGCTCAGTTCATGCCAAGGGCTGCG AGGCCTCATTGTACTGAGAAGCAATTGCAGCTATGTCCTGGAGCCACTTCCTGACAACCCAGACCTGCACCAGATCTACAGGCTGGATGATCTGAGGATGCCAGCAGGAGCCTGTGGCCACCAGGACTCCATGGCCACAGCCAGGAATTGGCTTGGGGACTTTGCAGCTGGGGTGAAATTCCCCAACCACAGG gtgaggcGGGAAGCTCTGCAGGCTATGAAGtatgtggagctgctgcttgtggCTGACTATGCAGAG gTTCAGAAACATCATTTCAACATTGAAGCAACAAGGCTTAAATTAGTGGAGGCTGCTAATTACGTGGATAAG TTTTACAGGTCCCTGAATATCCGGATTGCCTTGGTGGGGCTGGAGATCTGGAGTAATGGGAACAAATGTGATTGCACTGAGAATCCTTACTCCACCCTGAAGTCCTTCCTGGCCTGGAGCAGCAAGGAGCGGGTGTACAGAAAGCATGATAATGCCCAACTAATCAC GGGTGTGCCCTTCCAAGGTACCACAGTAGGTTTGGCTCCTGTGATGTCCATGTGCTCAGATTTCCAGTCAGGAGGAGTAAACATG GACCACTCTGATAATGCCATTGGTGTTGCTGCTACTATTGCCCATGAGATGGGCCACAATTTTGGCATGAATCATGACTCATCTGGCTGCTGTACCACCCGTGCAGAGGAAGGAGGCTGCATCATGGCTTCTGCCACTGG GCACCCATTCCCCAGAGTGTTCAACCAGTGCAACAGGAGAGAGCTGGAGAAGTATCTGCACTCAGGTGGAGGGATGTGCCTTTCCAACATGCCAGATACCAAGAGAATGTATGGAGGGAGGAAATGTGGAAATGGCTACTTGGAAGAAGGGGAGGAGTGTGACTGTGGAGAGGTGGAG GAATGCAATAATCCCTGTTGCAACGCCAACAACTGCTCCCTGAAGCTGGGTGCTCAATGTGCCCACGGCAGCTGCTGTCATGAGTGCAAG CTGATGTCTCCAGGAACTCTCTGCAGGGAAAAGTCAGGACTATGTGACCTCCCAGAGTACTGCACTGGGCAGTCACCGTTCTGCCCCTCCAACTCCTACCAAATTGATGGGACTTCCTGTGAAGGAGGAAAGGCATATTGCTATAATGGCATGTGTCTCACATACAAAGACCAGTGCTTGCAGCTGTGGGGGCCAG GAGCATGGCCAGCACCAGACACCTGCTTTGAGAAAGTCAATGCTGCTGGAGATGTCTACGGGAACTGTGGGAAGGACGTCTACGGCAACTACAGGAAGTGTGAGAAAAG AGATGCTAAATGTGGGAAGATCCAGTGCCAGAGCTCTGCTTCCAAACCTGTGCTGCCCAATGCCGTGCCCATAGACACAACTATCTCCCTGCAGAGGACGAAGGTGAGATGCCGAGGGACTCATGTGTACAGAtctgagaatgaagaaaaggagatgCTGGACCCTGCCTTGGTGCTGACAGGAACAAAATGTGGCAGCCATCAT GTTTGCTTTGAGGGACGCTGTCAGAACACATCCATCATCTTTGAGTCTGAAAGCTGTAGTGAGAAGTGCAATGGCAATGGG GtctgcaacaacaacaagaactgTCACTGCAACCCGGGATGGGCTCCCCCATTTTGCAACAAGCGTGGGGACGGAGGAAGCTTGGACAGTGGCCCTCCATCACCAGAAG GCTCTTCAGCAGTAGTGATAGCTCTGGCCATCCTAGCTTCCATTCTTCTTCTCATTGGAATCGTGCTTTTGTTCTATTatctgaagtgctggaacaaaTTTGTCATCTGTTCTCTAAAGAAGGCTCCACAGATCAG CGATGCCTCTGGAAATGGCCATGCAAACCCTGCCTTCAAATTGAGAACCCCCCAACAGCAGAGGAAG GTGATTGGTTTCCCTGAAATCCCCTCAAAACCTCCTCCCCAACCAGCTCCTTGCCTCCAAATTAACATGCAGCAGCAGTCTGCCTTCACCAGCTACAGCTATGGTACGGGAAGTCCTGCAGGACCGGTGCATCCAGCACTGGCAAAGGATGTGCTCCGGCGGACACCCCCAAGCAGGCCAGCACCTCCAGCTCCCAGATCCCCCCCCTCTCAG GACATTTCAAGGCCCCGGCCGCCCCAAAGAGCTTTGCCAGCCAACCCAGTCCCAAGCAGGTGCAGAGCACGGCCTGGGGACAGCCCTGCCATCCCACTGCCTCCTGCTCGACCCAGGATCCCAGGACAACTCCAGCCTGTGGCAGAG AACACTGGTGCTAGGACAGCTGGAGCAGTAAACATGCTGAGAAGAGGACAGCCAGGCTCCAGTGCACACCCATGA
- the NIPAL4 gene encoding magnesium transporter NIPA4 isoform X2, with the protein MHPPCLGSLLFISCLSHRVVCQVVRGADLADPGHDNGTGDTSWVTRLESNYGFYIGLGLAVFSSFLIGSSIILKKKGLLRLVEKGGTRAGDGGHGYLKDWLWWAGLLTMGGGEAANFAAYAFAPATIVTPLGALSVLISAILSSYLLGERLNLLGKLGCMLSLVGSTVMVIHAPEEEEVTTLDEMLFKLKEPGFLAYAAVLLAVCFLLILYLAPRYGRSNILIYLTICSVIGAFSVSSVKGLGIAIKGFFAGQPVLQHPLTWILVITLVASITTQINYLNKSLDIFNTSLVFPIYYVLFTTIVITTSIILFKEWVAMTVVDIIGTVCGFLTIILGVFLLHAFKDMDVNLGNMPQVLQNEQEAPVTRDDKNILIEVDNSSIAPEDKPKALA; encoded by the exons GGTctctgctcttcatttcatgccTTTCCCATCGAGTTGTGTGCCAGGTGGTCAGAGGTGCTGATCTGGCTGACCCTGGCCATGACAATGGGACTGGGGATACCTCCTGGGTAACACGGCTGGAAAGTAACTATGGATTCTACATTGGTCTGGGCTTGGCTGTCTTCTCCAGTTTCCTCATTGGCAGCAGCATCATCCTCAAGAAGAAGGGGCTGCTCCGGCTGGTGGAGAAGGGAGGCACCAGGGCAG gAGATGGAGGCCACGGCTACCTGAAGGACTGGCTCTGGTGGGCTGGCTTGTTAACGA TGGGTGGAGGAGAAGCTGCCAACTTTGCGGCCTATGCCTTTGCTCCTGCGACCATTGTCACACCTCTGGGGGCCCTCAGCGTGCTCATAAG TGCCATCCTGTCTTCGTATTTGCTGGGAGAGCGGCTCAACCTGCTGGGAAAGCTGGGCTGCATGCTGAGCCTCGTGGGCAGCACCGTGATGGTGATACATGCaccagaggaagaggaggtcACCACTCTGGATGAAATGTTATTTAAGCTGAAAGAACCAG gTTTTCTTGCTTATGCTGCAGTCCTTTTGGCTGTTTGCTTCCTCCTCATCTTGTACCTCGCACCTCGCTACGGCCGGAGCAACATCCTCATCTACCTCACCATCTGCTCCGTTATCGGGGCCTTCTCTGTGTCCTCAGTCAAGGGCCTGGGTATTGCCATCAAGGGTTTCTTTGCTGgccagcctgtgctgcagcacccacTGACGTGGATCCTGGTCATCACGCTGGTAGCATCCATCACTACACAAATTAACTACCTCAATAAGTCTCTAGACATTTTTAACACCTCTTTGGTGTTTCCCATCTACTACGTTCTGTTCACCACCATCGTCATCACAACTTCCATCATTCTCTTTAAAGAATGGGTGGCCATGACTGTAGTGGATATCATTGGGACAGTTTGTGGCTTCCTAACCATCATTTTGGGAGTGTTTTTACTCCATGCCTTCAAAGACATGGACGTCAATTTAGGGAATATGCCACAGGTCCTCCAGAATGAACAGGAGGCGCCGGTCACCCGAGATGACAAGAACATCCTGATAGAAGTGGACAACTCCAGCATTGCTCCAGAGGATAAACCAAAA gCACTTGCATGA
- the NIPAL4 gene encoding magnesium transporter NIPA4 isoform X1 translates to MMMEPLETNGSCSNGSLLFISCLSHRVVCQVVRGADLADPGHDNGTGDTSWVTRLESNYGFYIGLGLAVFSSFLIGSSIILKKKGLLRLVEKGGTRAGDGGHGYLKDWLWWAGLLTMGGGEAANFAAYAFAPATIVTPLGALSVLISAILSSYLLGERLNLLGKLGCMLSLVGSTVMVIHAPEEEEVTTLDEMLFKLKEPGFLAYAAVLLAVCFLLILYLAPRYGRSNILIYLTICSVIGAFSVSSVKGLGIAIKGFFAGQPVLQHPLTWILVITLVASITTQINYLNKSLDIFNTSLVFPIYYVLFTTIVITTSIILFKEWVAMTVVDIIGTVCGFLTIILGVFLLHAFKDMDVNLGNMPQVLQNEQEAPVTRDDKNILIEVDNSSIAPEDKPKALA, encoded by the exons GGTctctgctcttcatttcatgccTTTCCCATCGAGTTGTGTGCCAGGTGGTCAGAGGTGCTGATCTGGCTGACCCTGGCCATGACAATGGGACTGGGGATACCTCCTGGGTAACACGGCTGGAAAGTAACTATGGATTCTACATTGGTCTGGGCTTGGCTGTCTTCTCCAGTTTCCTCATTGGCAGCAGCATCATCCTCAAGAAGAAGGGGCTGCTCCGGCTGGTGGAGAAGGGAGGCACCAGGGCAG gAGATGGAGGCCACGGCTACCTGAAGGACTGGCTCTGGTGGGCTGGCTTGTTAACGA TGGGTGGAGGAGAAGCTGCCAACTTTGCGGCCTATGCCTTTGCTCCTGCGACCATTGTCACACCTCTGGGGGCCCTCAGCGTGCTCATAAG TGCCATCCTGTCTTCGTATTTGCTGGGAGAGCGGCTCAACCTGCTGGGAAAGCTGGGCTGCATGCTGAGCCTCGTGGGCAGCACCGTGATGGTGATACATGCaccagaggaagaggaggtcACCACTCTGGATGAAATGTTATTTAAGCTGAAAGAACCAG gTTTTCTTGCTTATGCTGCAGTCCTTTTGGCTGTTTGCTTCCTCCTCATCTTGTACCTCGCACCTCGCTACGGCCGGAGCAACATCCTCATCTACCTCACCATCTGCTCCGTTATCGGGGCCTTCTCTGTGTCCTCAGTCAAGGGCCTGGGTATTGCCATCAAGGGTTTCTTTGCTGgccagcctgtgctgcagcacccacTGACGTGGATCCTGGTCATCACGCTGGTAGCATCCATCACTACACAAATTAACTACCTCAATAAGTCTCTAGACATTTTTAACACCTCTTTGGTGTTTCCCATCTACTACGTTCTGTTCACCACCATCGTCATCACAACTTCCATCATTCTCTTTAAAGAATGGGTGGCCATGACTGTAGTGGATATCATTGGGACAGTTTGTGGCTTCCTAACCATCATTTTGGGAGTGTTTTTACTCCATGCCTTCAAAGACATGGACGTCAATTTAGGGAATATGCCACAGGTCCTCCAGAATGAACAGGAGGCGCCGGTCACCCGAGATGACAAGAACATCCTGATAGAAGTGGACAACTCCAGCATTGCTCCAGAGGATAAACCAAAA gCACTTGCATGA